The following proteins come from a genomic window of Corallococcus sp. NCRR:
- a CDS encoding MotA/TolQ/ExbB proton channel family protein encodes MQFTLLDIWHHTGLFARMIIFTLAIMSVASLVVMAERIIVFRKTRSDSRNFAAKMGAILAKGDLTTAANTNLGKDVGHLGRVINSGLTAYRITPGNKDLAVESVARALERQAQREVQSLKRGLGLLATVGSTAPFVGLLGTTMGIVNAFQLMAAAGSGGLATISAGISEALITTAFGLLVAIPAVMAYNFLQGWVDARSVDISESSNEFLDVVARHVGGGSSHAA; translated from the coding sequence ATGCAATTTACCCTGCTTGATATCTGGCACCACACGGGCCTCTTCGCCCGCATGATCATCTTCACCCTCGCCATCATGTCGGTGGCGTCGCTGGTCGTCATGGCGGAGCGGATCATCGTCTTCCGCAAGACCCGCTCGGACAGCCGCAACTTCGCCGCCAAGATGGGCGCGATCCTCGCGAAGGGCGACCTGACGACCGCGGCGAACACCAACCTGGGCAAGGACGTGGGCCACCTGGGCCGCGTGATCAACTCCGGCCTGACGGCGTACCGCATCACCCCCGGGAACAAGGACCTGGCGGTGGAGTCGGTGGCCCGCGCGCTGGAGCGCCAGGCGCAGCGCGAGGTGCAGAGCCTCAAGCGCGGCCTGGGCCTGCTGGCCACGGTCGGTTCGACGGCGCCGTTCGTCGGTCTGCTGGGCACCACGATGGGTATCGTGAACGCCTTCCAGCTCATGGCGGCGGCGGGCTCCGGCGGTCTGGCGACGATCTCCGCCGGTATCTCCGAGGCGCTCATCACCACGGCGTTCGGTCTGCTCGTGGCGATCCCCGCCGTTATGGCCTACAACTTCCTGCAGGGCTGGGTGGATGCCCGCTCCGTGGACATCTCCGAGTCCTCCAACGAGTTCCTGGACGTGGTGGCCCGGCACGTGGGCGGCGGTTCGTCGCACGCGGCCTAG
- a CDS encoding energy transducer TonB: MFDSVLDRGQGPRSRFGVGAGVSTLLHVGLLGLVAYLSTRPPPVEEKEVEVTLKATMAPPPPPPPPPPPASKPKTEKKVTPKKPKDVIVQPKEIPQQKPQETETAPEPEEEASESEVEGGVEGGVAGGVVGGVVGGVIGGVVGGQLGGTGTDVLAFGQGMTRPEKIAGPEVSYTREALEARVQGLMIVKCVITTEGKVERCRTIKPLPHMEQAVMDVLTASRYKPVTFQGRPVEVQYTFNFNLKLPR, encoded by the coding sequence ATGTTCGATTCAGTCCTTGACCGCGGGCAAGGACCCAGGTCGCGCTTCGGCGTGGGTGCTGGCGTTTCCACGCTGCTCCACGTTGGCCTGCTGGGTCTTGTGGCCTATCTCTCCACGCGCCCACCTCCCGTGGAGGAGAAGGAGGTCGAGGTCACCCTGAAGGCCACGATGGCGCCTCCGCCTCCGCCTCCGCCTCCGCCTCCCCCGGCGTCGAAGCCGAAGACGGAGAAGAAGGTCACGCCCAAGAAGCCCAAGGACGTGATCGTGCAGCCGAAGGAGATCCCGCAGCAGAAGCCGCAGGAGACGGAGACCGCGCCCGAGCCCGAGGAAGAGGCGAGCGAGTCCGAGGTCGAGGGTGGCGTGGAAGGTGGCGTCGCGGGCGGTGTGGTGGGTGGCGTGGTGGGCGGCGTGATCGGTGGCGTGGTGGGCGGTCAGCTGGGCGGAACGGGCACGGACGTGCTGGCGTTCGGTCAGGGCATGACGCGCCCCGAGAAGATCGCGGGGCCGGAAGTGTCCTATACGCGTGAGGCTCTTGAAGCGCGCGTGCAGGGCCTGATGATCGTGAAGTGCGTGATCACGACCGAGGGAAAGGTCGAGCGCTGCCGCACGATCAAGCCGCTCCCTCACATGGAGCAGGCCGTGATGGACGTGCTCACCGCCTCACGCTACAAGCCGGTCACGTTCCAGGGCAGGCCGGTGGAAGTGCAGTACACGTTCAACTTCAACCTGAAGCTGCCGCGCTGA
- a CDS encoding TonB-dependent receptor, whose amino-acid sequence MQVKQVLRETGVVLAAGLLYGSAAFAQSSVIIGTVINTEDKKPAADVVVTATSPNLQGEQTVVTDAQGNYRIPQLPPGTYTLRFEKESFKPFARPEIQLLLNRTIRVNVELLPESFSSTETIVGAPPTIDVGSTNQGVNVDQEFIKRIAVARPVGKGGATRSFESLAELAPGAQSDQYGVSINGTTSPENGYVVDGLSTNDPAFGVNASPLSIEFVQDVNIITGGYMPEFGRSTGGVINAVTRSGSNEFHGSVFANWTPGALEGNRKLVIEDGTTITGLNALSNLGDFGATLGGPILKDKLWFFAGFAPSFQRYEHTRALNAFTLDDNGAVAKDANGFSVVQEIPGSQRSFFADSRTIQFMGKLTYLINQDHNVSFALNGTPTVSGGLGKLRIDPRSGGLPAAQNSRPEDIGQTETRANTTALALKYAGAFMDKKVLIDANLGWFHQTAGTPPADGSAIGSTDGLAGYSLAQYTRRRPITTFENVPNAAEYCGTTTAEQAVRCPVTNYYVGGPGFMSEATLDRYQINAKATYLLNALGTHVFKAGVDTEFLTFDQKKAYSGSVFLQEASSLSDVVLNGETRRIWSDNRRYGYQTAPDTPVFETLQASSTSGTTIGGFLQDSWSIANRVTLNLGVRYDVQSMYGGDGNLALKLANQWSPRIGAVVDPFANGRAKLFVNFARYYEQVPLNMMDRAFPGERRFSARRYLTEPGSSVPGCDPSTLEGQRGNCSDRQYIVPRAEATLNSNQYFSGGLVQSEPVDPDIEPQSSDEIVVGGEYELLANTRMGATYTHRDMNKVIEDMSRDDGNTYFLGNPGSGFAKEFPTPVRDYDAVTVYLNRTFTDGWLAQASYTWSRLYGNYPGLFRPENNQLDPNILADFDLVALLNNRTGLLPFDRTHAIKVFGAKEFNISNALSASIGLSYRGNSGTPISYLGAYPGYGQDETFILPRGSGGRTPWINSIDSNVGVNYRVSKDSVVSFTLDVFNLFNFQGVDSVDESYTFSQVLPVYDPKTGTPGTVADLPTADSAGNVPGAGGGTLAYEDVNQNYKNPDRYQAPRQIRFGVRYTF is encoded by the coding sequence ATGCAAGTGAAACAAGTACTTCGGGAAACCGGAGTCGTCCTTGCTGCGGGTCTGTTGTACGGATCCGCGGCTTTCGCGCAGTCCAGCGTCATCATCGGCACTGTCATCAATACTGAGGACAAGAAGCCGGCTGCAGATGTCGTTGTGACCGCCACCTCGCCCAACCTGCAGGGCGAGCAGACCGTGGTTACCGACGCACAGGGTAACTACCGTATTCCCCAGCTTCCACCGGGCACGTATACCCTGCGGTTCGAAAAGGAGTCGTTCAAGCCTTTCGCCCGCCCTGAAATCCAGCTGCTGCTCAACCGCACCATCCGTGTGAACGTGGAGCTGCTCCCTGAGAGCTTCTCGTCGACGGAGACCATCGTTGGCGCCCCGCCGACGATCGACGTCGGTTCCACGAACCAGGGCGTCAACGTCGATCAGGAGTTCATCAAGCGCATCGCGGTGGCCCGTCCGGTCGGCAAGGGCGGCGCGACGCGCTCGTTCGAGTCCCTGGCCGAGCTCGCCCCTGGCGCGCAGTCGGATCAGTACGGCGTGTCCATCAACGGCACGACCTCGCCCGAGAACGGCTACGTGGTGGACGGTCTGTCCACGAACGACCCGGCCTTCGGCGTGAACGCCAGCCCGTTGAGCATCGAGTTCGTGCAGGACGTGAACATCATCACCGGCGGTTACATGCCGGAGTTCGGTCGCTCCACGGGCGGTGTGATCAACGCGGTGACCCGGTCCGGTTCCAACGAGTTCCACGGCTCCGTGTTCGCCAACTGGACGCCGGGCGCCCTGGAAGGCAACCGCAAGCTGGTCATCGAGGACGGCACCACGATCACCGGCCTGAACGCCCTGAGCAACCTGGGCGACTTCGGCGCCACCCTCGGCGGTCCCATCCTCAAGGACAAGCTCTGGTTCTTCGCCGGCTTCGCGCCGTCGTTCCAGCGCTACGAGCACACCCGCGCCCTCAACGCCTTCACGCTGGATGACAACGGCGCGGTGGCGAAGGATGCGAACGGCTTCAGCGTCGTCCAGGAGATCCCGGGTTCCCAGCGGTCGTTCTTCGCTGACTCCCGCACGATCCAGTTCATGGGCAAGCTGACGTACCTCATCAACCAGGACCACAACGTGTCGTTCGCCCTGAACGGCACCCCGACCGTGTCGGGTGGCCTGGGCAAGCTGCGGATCGACCCCCGTTCGGGCGGTCTGCCGGCGGCGCAGAACTCGCGTCCCGAGGACATCGGCCAGACCGAGACCCGCGCCAACACCACGGCGCTCGCCCTCAAGTACGCGGGCGCGTTCATGGACAAGAAGGTCCTGATCGACGCCAACCTCGGTTGGTTCCACCAGACCGCCGGCACGCCTCCGGCGGACGGCAGCGCCATCGGCTCGACGGACGGCCTGGCCGGCTACTCGCTGGCTCAGTACACCCGTCGCCGCCCGATCACCACGTTCGAGAACGTCCCCAACGCCGCGGAGTACTGCGGCACGACCACGGCGGAGCAGGCCGTGCGTTGCCCGGTGACGAACTACTACGTGGGCGGCCCCGGCTTCATGTCCGAGGCGACGCTGGACCGCTACCAGATCAACGCCAAGGCCACCTACCTGCTGAACGCCCTGGGCACGCACGTGTTCAAGGCGGGCGTGGACACGGAGTTCCTGACCTTCGATCAGAAGAAGGCCTACTCCGGTAGCGTGTTCCTCCAGGAGGCCAGCTCGCTCAGCGACGTGGTCCTCAACGGCGAGACCCGCCGCATCTGGTCGGACAACCGTCGCTACGGCTACCAGACGGCCCCGGACACCCCGGTGTTCGAGACCCTGCAGGCGTCCTCCACGAGCGGCACCACCATCGGTGGCTTCCTCCAGGACAGCTGGTCCATCGCCAACCGCGTCACCCTGAACCTGGGCGTGCGCTACGACGTGCAGTCCATGTACGGCGGCGACGGCAACCTGGCGCTGAAGCTGGCCAACCAGTGGTCGCCCCGCATCGGCGCCGTGGTGGATCCGTTCGCCAACGGCCGCGCGAAGCTGTTCGTGAACTTCGCTCGCTACTACGAGCAGGTTCCCCTCAACATGATGGACCGCGCCTTCCCGGGTGAGCGCCGCTTCAGCGCGCGTCGTTACCTGACGGAGCCGGGGTCGTCGGTGCCGGGCTGCGACCCGTCCACGCTGGAAGGCCAGCGCGGCAACTGCTCGGACCGCCAGTACATCGTGCCGCGCGCCGAGGCCACGCTGAACTCCAACCAGTACTTCAGCGGCGGTCTGGTGCAGAGCGAGCCGGTCGATCCGGACATCGAGCCCCAGTCCTCCGACGAAATCGTGGTCGGCGGCGAGTACGAGCTCCTGGCGAACACCCGCATGGGCGCGACGTACACCCACCGCGACATGAACAAGGTCATCGAGGACATGAGCCGCGATGACGGCAACACGTACTTCCTCGGTAACCCTGGCAGCGGCTTCGCCAAGGAGTTCCCGACGCCGGTGCGTGACTACGACGCGGTCACCGTCTACCTGAACCGCACGTTCACGGATGGCTGGCTGGCGCAGGCGAGCTACACGTGGTCCCGCCTGTACGGCAACTACCCCGGTCTGTTCCGTCCGGAGAACAACCAGCTCGACCCGAACATCCTCGCGGACTTCGACCTGGTGGCCCTCCTGAACAACCGCACGGGTCTGCTGCCCTTCGACCGTACGCACGCCATCAAGGTGTTCGGCGCCAAGGAGTTCAACATCTCCAACGCGCTGTCGGCGAGCATCGGTCTGTCCTACCGCGGCAACTCCGGTACGCCCATCAGCTACCTCGGCGCGTACCCGGGCTACGGCCAGGATGAGACGTTCATCCTGCCGCGCGGCAGCGGCGGTCGCACCCCGTGGATCAACAGCATCGACTCCAACGTGGGCGTGAACTACCGCGTGAGCAAGGACAGCGTGGTGTCCTTCACCCTGGACGTGTTCAACCTCTTCAACTTCCAGGGCGTGGACAGCGTCGACGAGTCCTACACGTTCTCGCAGGTCCTCCCGGTCTACGATCCGAAGACGGGCACCCCGGGCACCGTGGCTGATCTGCCGACGGCGGACAGCGCTGGCAACGTCCCGGGCGCCGGTGGCGGCACGCTGGCGTACGAAGACGTGAACCAGAACTACAAGAACCCGGACCGTTACCAGGCCCCGCGGCAGATCCGCTTCGGTGTCCGGTACACGTTCTAA
- a CDS encoding radical SAM protein — MEGRYELIEHVCSLLADEAGTLRKEAPYRVALCYPSPYHVGMSSLGYQAIYREVHEHAGATAERVFLPDDVETYKRTRTPLFTWESQASVSGFEMLAFSVAYELELSGLFTMLDLSGLPVLSAERDARHPLVVAGGPLTFSNPDPLEPFVDVLVQGEAEDLIHVLLDAAASMEREALLDHLAKVPGFRVPGRGGARYHVAKATDARLPARTQIITPHTELRSMFLIEPERGCSRGCHYCVMRRTTNGGMRTVPPERILSLIPEHAKRVGLVGAAVTDHPRIVELLRTIVDSGREVGVSSLRADRLTQELVNQLRRGGATNLTVAADGASQKMRDLVDRKHSEEQIVRAAQFARTAGMKQLKVYNVVGLPHEEDADIDELIRFTTELSRILPVALGVAPFVAKRNTPLDGAPFAGLREVENKLERLRKGLRGRAEVRPTSARWAWVEYMLAQCGPEAGLAAMDAWRAGGSFAAWKRAFQERGCEPYMARRVEDGRRQPTVWPIVPGRPPPQPSAA; from the coding sequence ATGGAGGGCCGTTACGAACTCATCGAGCACGTCTGCTCACTGCTGGCGGACGAAGCCGGGACGCTCCGCAAGGAGGCGCCCTACCGGGTCGCGCTCTGCTACCCGAGCCCCTACCACGTGGGCATGAGCTCGCTGGGTTACCAGGCCATCTACCGGGAGGTGCATGAGCACGCGGGCGCGACCGCCGAGCGTGTCTTCCTTCCCGATGATGTCGAGACATACAAGAGAACAAGGACGCCACTGTTTACCTGGGAATCCCAGGCATCCGTGTCTGGCTTTGAAATGCTTGCCTTTTCAGTTGCCTATGAATTGGAGCTTTCAGGGTTGTTCACGATGTTGGATTTGTCTGGTTTGCCGGTTCTTTCAGCGGAGCGGGATGCAAGGCATCCGCTGGTGGTGGCGGGCGGACCGCTGACGTTCTCCAACCCGGATCCGCTGGAGCCCTTCGTGGACGTGCTCGTCCAGGGCGAGGCGGAGGATCTGATCCACGTGCTGCTGGACGCCGCGGCGTCCATGGAGCGCGAGGCGCTGCTGGATCACCTGGCGAAGGTCCCCGGCTTCCGGGTGCCCGGTCGGGGTGGGGCGCGCTACCACGTGGCGAAGGCGACGGACGCCCGGCTGCCGGCGCGCACGCAGATCATCACGCCCCATACGGAGCTCCGGTCGATGTTCCTCATCGAGCCGGAGCGGGGCTGCTCCCGGGGCTGCCACTACTGCGTCATGCGCCGCACCACGAATGGCGGCATGCGCACGGTGCCCCCGGAGCGCATCCTGTCGCTCATCCCCGAGCACGCGAAGCGCGTGGGGCTGGTGGGCGCGGCGGTGACGGACCACCCGCGCATCGTGGAGCTGTTGCGCACCATCGTGGATTCGGGGCGCGAGGTGGGCGTGTCCTCGCTGCGGGCGGACCGGCTCACGCAGGAGCTGGTCAATCAGCTCCGGCGGGGCGGGGCGACGAACCTGACGGTGGCCGCGGACGGGGCGTCCCAGAAGATGCGGGACCTGGTGGACCGCAAGCACTCCGAGGAGCAGATCGTCCGCGCCGCGCAGTTCGCGCGCACGGCGGGCATGAAGCAGCTCAAGGTCTACAACGTGGTGGGCCTGCCCCATGAGGAGGACGCGGACATCGACGAGCTGATCCGCTTCACCACGGAGCTGTCGCGCATCCTGCCGGTAGCGCTGGGGGTCGCGCCCTTCGTGGCCAAGCGGAACACGCCGCTGGACGGGGCGCCCTTCGCGGGCCTGCGCGAGGTGGAGAACAAGCTGGAGCGGCTGCGCAAGGGGCTGCGGGGGCGGGCGGAGGTGCGGCCCACGTCCGCGCGCTGGGCCTGGGTGGAGTACATGCTGGCCCAGTGCGGGCCGGAGGCGGGGCTCGCGGCCATGGACGCCTGGCGCGCGGGGGGCAGCTTCGCCGCGTGGAAGCGGGCCTTCCAGGAGCGCGGGTGCGAGCCGTACATGGCCCGCCGGGTGGAGGACGGGCGGCGCCAGCCCACGGTGTGGCCCATCGTGCCGGGCCGCCCGCCGCCCCAGCCGTCCGCCGCCTGA